One region of Bacillus zhangzhouensis genomic DNA includes:
- a CDS encoding YqhV family protein, which translates to MKQFLPGLHPSVAAMAGMRFLSAAIELTAAILILITNDVRKAVVINSILAIIGPLIFIITMTIGIYQIAGQLSYAKLVFIFIGVVFILVGIYK; encoded by the coding sequence ATGAAACAATTTCTCCCAGGTCTACACCCGTCAGTCGCTGCAATGGCAGGCATGAGGTTCTTATCCGCCGCCATTGAACTGACGGCAGCCATCCTCATTTTAATTACAAATGATGTACGGAAAGCGGTGGTCATCAATAGTATATTGGCGATTATCGGACCGCTCATTTTTATTATCACGATGACGATTGGAATCTATCAAATTGCCGGTCAGCTATCCTATGCAAAGCTCGTGTTCATTTTCATTGGTGTCGTGTTTATTCTTGTTGGGATCTATAAGTGA
- the efp gene encoding elongation factor P has product MISVNDFRTGLTIEVDGGIWRVVDFQHVKPGKGAAFVRSKLRNLRTGAIQEKTFRAGEKVAKAQIETKTMQYLYANGDQHVFMDTSSYEQLELSEAQIKDELKYLLENMSVQIVMYGDETLGVELPNTVELEVVETEPGIKGDTTSGGSKPAKTETGLIVNVPFFVNQGDKLVINTSDGSYVSRA; this is encoded by the coding sequence ATGATTTCAGTAAACGATTTTCGTACTGGCCTGACAATTGAAGTGGACGGCGGTATTTGGCGAGTAGTGGATTTCCAACACGTAAAGCCAGGGAAAGGCGCAGCGTTTGTTCGTTCGAAACTGCGTAACCTGCGTACTGGTGCTATTCAAGAAAAAACATTCCGCGCAGGCGAAAAAGTAGCGAAAGCTCAAATTGAAACAAAAACAATGCAATACTTGTATGCCAATGGTGATCAGCATGTCTTCATGGATACAAGTTCTTATGAGCAGCTTGAACTAAGTGAAGCACAAATTAAAGATGAGCTGAAATATTTGCTTGAAAATATGTCTGTTCAAATCGTGATGTACGGTGATGAAACACTTGGAGTAGAACTTCCAAACACAGTAGAACTAGAAGTAGTAGAAACAGAGCCTGGTATTAAAGGTGACACAACATCAGGCGGTTCAAAACCTGCAAAAACTGAAACTGGATTAATCGTCAACGTTCCTTTCTTTGTGAACCAAGGAGATAAACTAGTGATTAATACATCTGACGGCTCATACGTCTCAAGAGCGTAA
- a CDS encoding Xaa-Pro peptidase family protein, with protein sequence MKLEKLRTLLSELKIDGLVITSSYNLQYMTSFTGSAGLAVVSKDRAAFITDFRYTEQAKVQVKGYDIIEHKGNMVETAAQTAREFGVKRLGFEQNHMTFATYQQYAAKAGDIELVPVSESVEKLRLIKSSEEIKILEEAAKIADHAFDHILTYIKPGLTEISVMNELEFFMRKEGAEGSSFDMIVASGVRSSLPHGRASEKVIESGDLVTLDFGAYYKGYCSDMTRTIAVGTPSDKLKEIYHIVLEAENAGVDRIKPGLTGKEADRITRDIIERYGYGQYFGHSTGHGLGMEVHEAPGLSSRSEVVLEEGMVVTVEPGIYLPDVGGVRIEDDIVLTADGNKRLTHSPKELIIL encoded by the coding sequence ATGAAACTTGAAAAACTAAGAACACTTTTAAGCGAATTAAAGATTGATGGCCTTGTCATTACGAGTAGCTATAATTTACAGTACATGACCAGCTTTACCGGATCTGCCGGTCTTGCAGTCGTTTCAAAAGACCGGGCAGCTTTTATCACGGACTTTCGCTATACAGAGCAAGCGAAGGTTCAAGTCAAAGGCTATGACATCATTGAACATAAAGGAAACATGGTGGAAACGGCTGCCCAAACGGCAAGGGAATTTGGAGTAAAACGCCTTGGGTTCGAGCAAAACCATATGACATTTGCCACGTATCAGCAGTACGCAGCCAAAGCAGGTGATATAGAGCTTGTTCCAGTCTCTGAATCAGTTGAAAAGTTGCGCTTGATTAAGTCTAGTGAAGAGATTAAGATATTAGAGGAAGCTGCGAAGATTGCAGATCACGCCTTTGATCATATTCTCACTTACATCAAGCCGGGCCTGACGGAAATATCTGTCATGAACGAGCTTGAATTTTTCATGAGAAAAGAAGGTGCTGAAGGATCTTCATTCGATATGATTGTTGCCTCAGGTGTTCGTTCAAGCCTGCCGCACGGAAGAGCGAGTGAAAAGGTGATTGAATCTGGTGATTTAGTGACACTCGATTTTGGTGCTTACTATAAAGGCTATTGTTCTGATATGACAAGAACAATTGCTGTCGGAACACCAAGCGACAAGCTAAAGGAAATATATCATATCGTATTAGAAGCAGAAAATGCTGGTGTGGATAGAATCAAGCCAGGCTTAACAGGAAAAGAAGCTGATCGCATCACACGAGACATCATTGAAAGGTATGGCTATGGTCAATATTTCGGGCATTCAACTGGGCACGGGCTAGGTATGGAAGTACATGAAGCGCCAGGCCTTTCCTCACGATCAGAGGTCGTTTTAGAAGAGGGAATGGTCGTCACAGTTGAGCCGGGGATTTACTTGCCAGATGTCGGCGGCGTGAGAATTGAGGATGATATTGTCCTGACAGCTGACGGCAATAAACGATTGACCCACTCACCGAAAGAACTTATCATCTTATGA
- the aroQ gene encoding type II 3-dehydroquinate dehydratase — MPHFLVLNGPNLNRLGKREPAVYGSKTLTDLETDLFQFADRANIQLTFFQSNHEGDLIDALHEAEDQYDGVVFNPGAFTHYSYALRDAIASISLSVIEVHISNVHKREEFRHHSVLAPVCQGQIVGLGLEGYKLAIRYLVSEGGAVS; from the coding sequence ATGCCTCATTTTCTTGTACTGAATGGACCCAATTTAAATAGGCTTGGCAAAAGAGAGCCTGCTGTTTATGGAAGTAAGACGCTGACAGATTTAGAGACGGATTTGTTCCAGTTTGCAGATCGAGCAAACATCCAATTAACATTCTTTCAATCAAATCACGAAGGGGATTTGATTGATGCGCTCCATGAAGCAGAAGATCAGTACGATGGTGTCGTGTTTAACCCGGGGGCATTTACCCACTACAGCTATGCGCTGAGAGATGCCATTGCAAGTATTTCTTTATCTGTCATTGAAGTACATATCTCAAATGTTCATAAGAGAGAGGAATTCCGCCATCATTCTGTACTTGCTCCGGTATGCCAAGGGCAAATCGTTGGACTTGGCTTAGAAGGATATAAATTGGCGATTCGTTATTTAGTCAGTGAAGGGGGAGCAGTATCATGA
- a CDS encoding YqhR family membrane protein, with translation MKRDEKKNQEEKNQSGQTTLLVARVAATGFVGGVFWGFIGFLTHMFHFSEVSPNMLLQPFVLGEWKKGGLGTFVGIVLLGILSIGAAFIYYGLLKRIKGFWMGLVYGGLLWLLVFYVFNPIFPDVKQVQELQQSTIVATFCLYILYGMFVGYSISFEYNELTSQKLARALGKKTE, from the coding sequence TTGAAACGTGATGAAAAGAAAAACCAAGAAGAAAAAAATCAGTCCGGGCAAACGACATTACTTGTGGCAAGAGTAGCTGCTACAGGCTTTGTCGGCGGTGTTTTTTGGGGTTTTATCGGGTTTCTGACCCATATGTTTCATTTTTCAGAAGTGAGTCCCAATATGCTGCTTCAGCCATTTGTGCTTGGTGAATGGAAAAAGGGGGGACTTGGCACTTTTGTTGGTATTGTGCTGTTAGGAATTTTATCGATTGGAGCCGCCTTTATTTATTATGGGCTTTTAAAAAGGATCAAAGGTTTTTGGATGGGTTTGGTATATGGCGGGCTTTTATGGCTGCTCGTTTTTTACGTATTTAATCCCATTTTCCCGGATGTAAAACAAGTACAAGAGTTGCAGCAAAGCACCATTGTTGCGACATTTTGCCTATATATTTTATATGGCATGTTTGTCGGGTACAGCATTTCGTTTGAATATAATGAATTGACGAGTCAGAAGCTTGCGAGGGCACTCGGGAAAAAGACAGAATAA